From one Lotus japonicus ecotype B-129 chromosome 3, LjGifu_v1.2 genomic stretch:
- the LOC130746058 gene encoding (+)-neomenthol dehydrogenase-like, with the protein MEEATQRYAVVTGANKGIGLEIVKQLASVDIKVVLTARDEKRGLQALETLKDSGLSDLVVFHQLDVADAASAASLADFVKSKFGKLDILVNNAGIGGAVIKDNNLYNLAIFNIVELSEDEQNKAIPQTYELAEECLQTNYYGAKITTESLLPLLHLSDSPRIVNVSSSLGQLECVKKEWAKGVFSDVDNLTEETVDGVLKRFLKDFQQGSLESKGWPKIFSAYIVSKAAMNAYTRILARKYPTFCINSVCPGFVKTDITANNGLLTVEEGAASPVRLALFPNGSPSGLFYHRGEVLPF; encoded by the exons ATGGAAGAAGCTACACAGAG GTATGCAGTTGTGACTGGAGCTAATAAAGGAATTGGATTAGAGATAGTTAAGCAGTTAGCTTCAGTTGATATCAAGGTTGTGCTAACAGCAAGAGATGAGAAGAGGGGTCTTCAAGCTTTGGAAACACTCAAGGACTCAGGTTTATCTGACCTTGTGGTTTTTCATCAACTAGATGTGGCTGATGCTGCAAGTGCAGCATCTCTGGCAGATTTTGTCAAATCCAAATTTGGGAAACTTGATATTCTG GTGAACAATGCAGGAATTGGTGGAGCTGTAATTAAAGACAATAATTTATACAACTTAGCTATCTTTAACATTGTG GAGTTATCAGAAGATGAGCAGAATAAGGCAATCCCTCAAACATATGAGTTAGCTGAAGAATGCTTGCAAACAAATTATTATGGTGCTAAAATCACTACTGAGTCCCTTCTACCTCTCCTACACTTATCTGATTCACCAAGAATTGTGAATGTATCATCCTCCTTGGGGCAGTTAGAG TGTGTAAAAAAAGAATGGGCTAAAGGAGTCTTTAGTGATGTTGATAATCTTACAGAAGAGACAGTGGATGGAGTATTGAAAAGGTTTCTGAAAGATTTCCAACAAGGTTCATTAGAAAGCAAAGGTTGGCCTAAGATTTTCAGTGCCTATATTGTGTCTAAAGCTGCTATGAATGCCTATACAAGAATTCTTGCCAGGAAATACCCCACTTTCTGCATCAATAGTGTTTGCCCTGGATTTGTCAAGACAGATATAACTGCCAATAATGGCTTGTTAACTGTTGAAGAAGGTGCTGCTAGTCCTGTAAGGCTAGCACTGTTTCCTAATGGAAGCCCATCTGGCCTCTTCTATCACAGGGGTGAAGTGTTACCCTTTTGA